The Cloacibacterium caeni region ATCCTAACGGTCAGCTTCCAGCGTATGAATGGGATTTTTCAGATGTCAATCCGCCAGTTCACGCATGGAGCACTTTTAGAGTTTTTAAAATCGATGAAAAAATCAATGGAAAACCAGATATTCATTTCTTAGAAAGTGTTTTTCAGAAATTATTGCTCAATTTTACGTGGTGGGTAAACCGAAAAGATAAAAACGGAAAGAATGTTTTCGGAGGTGGATTTCTTGGATTGGATAACATTGGTGCTTTTGACAGAAATATGCAGTTCAAAAATGGAGAATATCTAGAACAAGCTGATGGAACTTCTTGGATGGCGATGTTTGCCCTGAATATGATGAGAATTTCTATGGAATTGGCATTGTATAATCCAGTTTATGAAGATATGGCGATTAAATTTTTCGAGCATTATCTCTACATTGCAGAAGCTATGGGAAATCTTGGCGAAGGAAAAAATGGACTTTGGAACGAAGAAGACGGATTTTTCTATGACGTATTGCAACTTAGCGACGGAACTGGAATTTCTCTAAAATTAAGAAGTATTGTAGGCCTCATTCCAATGTTTGCGGTAGAAGTAATAGAACACGAAATGCTTCAAAAACTGCCTAATTTTACCGAAAGAATGGACTGGATTCTAAAAAATAAACCTGAACTTGCCAAATTGGTTTCGCATTGGGATGTAGAAGGAAAAGGAAGAAAACATCTCATGAGTATTTTGAGAAAAACGAGATTGACCAAAATTCTGAATAGAATGTTAGACGAAAAAGAATTTTTAAGTGAATTTGGAATTCGTTCGATGTCAAAAGTATATGAAAAAAATCCGTTTCAATTAGAAATTAATGGCATCAATCACGTTGTGCATTATACGCCTGCCGAAAGTGATAGTCGAATGTTTGGCGGAAACAGCAATTGGAGAGGCCCGATTTGGTTCCCGATTAATTTTTTAATCGTAGAAAGTCTTCAGCGATTTTATTTTTATTACGACGAAAGTTTGAAAGTAGAGCTTCCTACGGGAAGTGGGAATTATCAGAATCTAAATTATGTGGCAGATCATTTGAGTCAAAGATTGTGCAATATTTTCTTGCCAGACAAAGACGGAAATCGTGCTTTTAATGGAAACGTAGATAAATTAAACCATGACGAACATTTCAAAAATTACGTGATGTTCTACGAATATTTTCATGGAGATAATGGTCGTGGAGTAGGAGCTTCTCACCAAACTGGTTGGACTTCTACCGTTGCCAAATTAATACACCCTAAATTGAAAAATTAGATTTTTTTGATTTTCTTCCTATAAGATTGAAGTAAAAAAGTCAAAAATTAATCTTTTAAAATTTTCAAGCTAATATTACAATTCAAGCAGTTTTTGTATGAACATAAATGTTTATGATGATACAAAAACGCTTGGGTTTCTAATGCTGAACTAAATTTTACGTTCAGTTTTTTCCATGAAGAGATGATAGAATTTTTTTCAGGGTTCAAATTTTTGTAAAAGTCTATAACTTGGTCAGTTTTTTCGGGATTTATATTTTTAAAATATGTGTAAATAATAGGCAAAACTGCATTGATGAGAAGAATTTCTATGAAATCGTCAGACAATTTTTTCTCTATTTTTTCTTCGGAAGTTTTTTCGAACGTGTAGTGATTTTCCCAAAATTCTGAAGTTTTTACTTTTTCGAAAAGTGATTTTAATTCCTGAATATTTTTAGCCTTTAAAATTTTAGAAAATAAATTGGGCTGAAGATGATACAGCATCGCCAACTGAGAAAGCCGAATCGTTGGAAAAGAAGGAGGCATTAACCGCATAAATTTTACTGGAAAAGTTTGTTCTGAAATTTTAAATTTTGTTTTCAGAAAATCAAATTCTTTCTTCCATTTTTGATTTGTTTCGGTTTCTTTTTCTAATAAATTTCCTTTCCCGAAAAGGAAACTTTCTAACTGAAATCGATTCTGAGAAATCTTCTGAACGATTTTAAAATCAATATTTTCTGCAATATTTTGATAAATTTCTGCATTTACTTTTAATCCAAAACTGTAGGCTAGTTTTTGAAATAAAACAGCTTCGTAATTATTTTTAGATTGAGCCAAAAGATGTTCAATTTCTATAGATTTTTCATCTAATTTTTTGAGTAAAGTCTCTTCTGAAAAAAGAAATGGAATTTTAGAAGCATCAAAGATGCTTTCGCAAGGAATGAACTGATATTGGTTTTCTAAAGTTTGATATTTGGCAAGAATTTCCTCGTTAATATAATCTTTCAGGTCTAAAGTAGGAATTCCAGCTTCTTTGAGTTCAGAAACATCTGTGTCGTTAAAATAAACTACATGCAGAATTACTGATTGATAGTCTTTTTGAAGGTCATGATTGTGAAAATACCAATCCGAAGATTTCACATGAATTTCTATGTTTCCTGCTAAAACGATGTTTTTCGTTTTAATTTTTGCCAAAGAAAAATCTGGTCCAGAATTGGTGTTCAATGTTCCAAAATCTAGAATTTCGACTGGGTTTCCATCGGTATCTTTGAAATCAAACTTGGAAAATATTTTATACTTCCAAAGATATTGGAGTAAATTTTCGTTCATGGTGGTTTAGTTTTTTAGTTTTATTTCCCGCAGATTTACTTTTTGTAGAATCTGCGAGAATGATTGTTAAGCCATTTTATGAAATTCTTCTAGTGTTTCTTCATACATTTTTTCATAAATCGGAAGAATATTGACCAAGTCAAATTCCAATGCTCTTGCTTTAGCTTTTTTCTTAATTTCTGCGAGAAGTTTATCGTCTGAAAGCAATTTTATTGCATAACTTGCCATGGCTTCTACATTTCCTACTTCTGCTAAAAATCCGGTTTCTCCTTGAATGTTTACCTCTGGTATTCCACCTGCATTACTCGAAATTACTGGTGTTTCTGCGGCCATTGCTTCTAATGCTGCCAAACCGAAACTTTCCTGTTCAGAAGGCAATAAGAATACATCTGCAAACTTCAGAATTTGATATAAATTATCTACTTTTCCGAGAAGTTTAATTTTATTGATGAGGTGCGGATTTTCATTGATGAATTCATTGATGACTTCTACATCTGGACCGTCTCCCAAAATCAATAATTTAGATTTTACCGATTTTTCAACTTTGTTGAAAATTTCTAAAACATCTTTAATTCTCTTAACAGGACGAAGATTGGAAACGTGAATCAGAATTTTTTCATCTTCATTGGCAAAATGATTTCTTTGGCAAGTTTTTAAATCTTCAAATTCTGTATTGTCAATGAAATTGGTGATGACTTCAATATCTTTGGTTATTTTAAAAAATTTCAAAGTATCACTTTTCAAACTTTCAGAAACCGTAGTAATTTTATCTGATTGATTGATGGAAAATTCTACCGCATGTTTGTAACTCGGGTGTTGACCAACCAAAGTGATGTCTGTTCCGTGAAGCGTTGTAACTAACGGAATATCAGCATTTTCTTCTTTTAGCATTTGCTTGGCGAAAAAAGCAGCATAAGCATAAGGAATGGCGTAATGCGCGTGCAAAATATCTAATTTGTACAATTTCACCACTTGATAAATCGTGGAAGAAAGCGCAATATCAAACGGTTGATGTTTGAACAAAGGATAGGTTTGTACATTTACTTTGTGGAAGAAAATGTTTGGGTCTGTCATGTCTAATCTTGCAGGTAATTCAGAGGAAATAAAGTGCACTTCATAACCTTTTTTGGCAAGAGACATTCCGAGTTCTGTGGCTACGATTCCGCTACCACCGTATGTTGGATAACAAAGGATTCCTATTTTCATTTTATTTTTTTGAAACGAAGTTTTCCGTTTCTGTTTTTAAATTTATTATATTTTTTTAACCATAAAAGGAACAAAAGCTATATAAATTTTTGAGTTAATCAAAAGTAAAAAAAGGATCGGTTTTTCTTTTTTTACTTTTGTAATACTTGTTTTCAATCATTTCTTTTGATGCTTTTGCGGTTAAACTTTTTTTATTTCTCAATTCCGCTTCCTGCTTTTAAATTTTCATTGACAATAACTGGTAACTTTCCAGAAATTTTTGTTTTTCCTAAAAGTGCTTTTGCAGAAGCTTTCATAGACAAATCATTGTTTTCATAACTTACCAAAACCGTAGAAATTTTAGAAATATCAACATCTTTCAAAGCGTAAGGCGAACCAAAAACGTCTAAAATTACATTTTGTTTTTTGTTTAATTCTGCTAAAATATTTTTACTTTCTTGCGAAATTTTGTACGGTTTGTAAGCCGTAGAATTGTCTTTGTGAAAACCAACAATCACCGTAGAATTTTCTGGAATTTGAGCAATTTCATTTTTTGAAATGAGTTTTACAGTAGTTCCTAAATTTAAATTTTCTATAAAATTCTGAAACGGCGCTTCTTCCAAAGGAAGATAATAATAGGTTTCGGTGCAACTTAAAGGCAAAAGATTTTTTTCGTCTTTCAATAAAGTTATTGCGTTGGAATATAATTTTTCTGAAAGTTCTGCGTGAGAAGCGTTGTTTAAATCTTCATTAATATTTTCAGAGTTTATGGATTTTAAATTTTGAAGTCCTAATAAATATTTGGTTTTCAGAATTTTCTTTACACTTTCTGCGAGACGGTTTTCGGAGATTTCTCCTTTTTCTAAAGCTGATTTTATCAAAGCTTTTCCGTTCGGAACGTCTTGTGAAAAAAGCATGATGTCATTTCCCGCTTTGAAAGCTCTCAAATCTAATTCACCTGCAGGAAATTTTTTCGCTACAGCGTTCATATTCAAAGCATCAGTAATAATTAAACCATTGTATTGATAAGATTTTTTGAGCAAATTGGTAATGACTTCATAAGAAACAGAAGCAGGAATTCCCGATTGTTTTTCTAGAGCAGGAACATATAAATGCGCTACCATAACTCCGCCAATTTTTTTATCAAGCAAAGCTTTGAAAGGAGCTAATTCCACAGAATTGAGTCGCTCCAAATTGTGCGAAACCACTGGTAAATCTAAATGAGAATCGGTATCTGTATCGCCATGACCAGGGAAATGTTTCATAGAAGCGAGAACACCATTGTCTTGTAAACCTTGTGCATAAGCTAAACCTTTCGCAATCACATTATTGATGTCTGACCCGAAACTTCTGTTGCCAATAATAGGATTTGAAGGGTTGGTATTCACATCTACAACGGGCGCGAAATCCCAATAAATACCCATTCTTTTACAGTCCTCGGCTATTTTAGAAGTCATTTCATAAATGAGAGAGTTGTCTTGAATAGCTCCTAAAGTCATAGCCCATGGAAATTTATGAGCAGCAGGAAATCTTTGGAACAATCCCCATTCTCCATCAATGCCAATCATCATTTTTACTCTAGATTTCCCTTGAAATTCATTCAGTAATTGGATGTGTTTTTCTGCGTTGTCTTGCATGAGAATCAATCCACCGATTTTTTCTTTTTCTACCAAATTTCTAATTTTCTGAACTTCTTCTTCTCCACGATTGTTGTACAAAGCTACAATGTATAATTGCCCGATTTTTTCGTCTAAAGACAATTGTTGATACAGAGAATCAGCATATTTTTCGGCTTTTTGCTCTAAATTTTTTGGAGCGTTTTTGGGGAAATATTGTGCCGAAAGATTGGCGAAAATTAAAATGAATAAATAAGTGAGTATATTTTTGATGAATTTCATAAATACAATGTTATTCAACAAAAATACAAACATATTTTTGTGATTGCTATAGAAATAATGTATTTCTAAAATTTTAAATCATTAAAAGTTAAGAAAATGCTTAGAGTTTAGCCTTTTTTGAACCAATTATCTGTGATTTCTTTTCAAGAATTCTACCATTTTTGGAATAGAATTTTGTGGAAATTCGTGTCCTGCATTTCGGTCTTCTATGATAATTTCTTTGTTTTCAGAAGTTTGATAAACGGTTATTTCGCCTTCTGTTTGTGCTGTGTTTTCATTGGCTTCAAAGAATTTTAAGTATTGCTTGGAAGAGAATTTTTGAATTTTATAAGGCACGATTTTATCATTTTTTCCAAAACTGATCCAAACAGATTTTTGTGGTGCAGATTTTAGCCAATTTCCACCAGGACCAGCAACAATAACGAATGCAGCAAATTTTTCTGGTCGCATTTTCCATAAAACATTTACAAATCTAGAACCATTAGAATGTCCGACTGCATAAGTTCTGTCTAAATCTATGTTGTGATTTTTAGAAATTTGAGAAAAAACTTCATCAAAAAACTTTACATCTCGGTTTTGTAATTCGTCTGGATTCATTTGCCAACCGTTGTATTTTCCTTCTTTGTCTACAATAGAATTGGTAACTCCGGGAATTCCTTGCATATAAATGACTAACGCTTCGGGGAAATTTTGATGAAATTTAAGATTTCTACTGGCGTGTTTCGCATTTCCACCATGACCGTGAAAAACAAAAACCACTGGAATTTTTTCTGAATTTATTTTGGGCTCAAAAAAAAGTGCTTTTCTTTCTACGCCATTAATTTGATAAAATTTTTCAGTTTGAGCGAATAGTTTTGTGCTGAAAATCAATAAGAAAACGATGATTGTGTTTTTCATTTTAAATGCTTTAAATCTTTGATGAAAATTAAACAATAAAGTTAAAAATTTATTTTGGCACGCAACTTGGAATGTAAAAACCATTAACCAACAAATAATTACTGATATGAAAAAATATTTTACTTTAATGGTTCTTGCGATTTTCGGAGGATTATTGATGATGAGCTGCGAAATGAACGAAGTAGTAGATAGAGATATTCAAGATAATGATACGTATCCTGTGATGAAGGATGTAACGGGAACTTTTAGTTCTACTAATAATTATGCCTTAGATCAAGCGATTGATATTCCTTCTTCTGATGTAGTTTTGGTGTATAGAAATATCAATTCTAACAGCTCAGCAAGTGCAATTTGGCAACTTTTACCTAAAACTTTTTACTTGAGCGATAACAGAGAATTAGATTACAACTTTATTTTTGATACAAAAAGAGTTCAAGTAAGAACCGAAGCTAATTTTGACCAATCTACCATGACAAGTACAGAAAGAGCTACTTATCTTAACAATCAAACGTTTAGAATTGTACTGGTTCCAGCTTCTAGAGCAAATAGAACTGCCTCACAAGTAAATTACGAGGATTATAATGCGGTAGTGAAATATTTTAACTTAAAAGAACCAAAATAATCACTAAATCATTCAAAACCATCCATATATTAATTTTTTACAAAAAAGAAATCCTAGCAAAATGAATTGCTGGGATTTTTTGTTGGTTAATAAAAATCAGATTTTTTTCCCATAAAAAGTTCTTACCTTTGTTGTCCTTTTAAAATTAAAATTATGAGTGTTCACATCAGTGCCAAAAAAGGCGAAATTGCAAAAACGGTATTACAGCCAGGAGATCCTTTAAGAGCTAAATACATCGCAGATAATTTTCTAGAAGATGTAAAATTGGTAAGCAAGACCAGAAATATATTTTATTTTACAGGTTTGTATAAAGGAAAAGAAATTTCTGTAGGAGCGAGTGGAATGGGAGTGCCAAGTATTGGGATTTATTCTTACGAATTATTTACAGAATATGATGTAGATACCATTATCAGAATTGGGACTTGTGGTGGTTATACTACAGATCTTAATGTTTTTGACCTGATTAATGTAGATGGAGCAGCAAGTGAATCTACTTATGCTAAATTTGCTTGGGAAATGGATGAAGAAATCATGTATCACCAAGGAAAAGCCTTTGATGTAATTAATGAAACGGCTAAAGAATTAGCTCTTGAAACTAAAGCAGCTAATATTCACACCAGTGATGTTTTTTACAGAAAAACACCAGGAATTCCTGCCATTGCAGAGAAATATAATTGTCCAGCAGTAGAAATGGAAGCTTTCGCACTTTTTGCTAATGCCAAACATTTAGGGAAAAATGCAGCAACGATTTTGACGGTTTCAGATATTATTCCAACAGGTGAAGAAATTTCTGCAGATCAAAGAGAAACTGCTCTTAGAACCATGATGACTCTGGCTCTAGAAAGCGGAATTAAACTTTAAATAATTTCAAATAGATACTAAAAAACGCTTCGAAATTCTCGAAGCGTTTTTTTTATTTTTCTGTTTCGTCATCTAGAAGATGCCCGAAATATTCTTTTTTAGTTTTCAGATATTCTTTGCTGTTTTCATTGGCTTCCATCTGAAGTGGAATTCTTTTATTGAGATGAATTTCACTGTTTTCTACGAATTTTATTTTATCAGGATTATTCGTTAGAAGATTGATTTCTTTTACGTCTAATAATTTTAAAATTTCAATTGCTACATTAAAATCTCTATCATCTGCAGGAAGACCTAATTGGAGATTCGCTTGAACGGTATCTAATCCTTTTTCTTGTAAAGCATAAGCTTTGAGCTTATTGATAATGCCAATATTTCTACCTTCTTGACGAAGATAAACGATGATGCCTCCGTTTTCTTGAATAAATTTCATGGCTGCATCTAATTGCTGACCGCATTCACATTTTTTAGAATGGAAAACTTCTCCAGTAATACATTCTGAGTGAAAACGAACATTGATAGGTTTAGAAAAATCTGTGTTTTCTGCAACCAAAGCAATATGAGGCATCCAGTCTTTTTCACTATCCGAAAAAGCCATTACTCTAAAGTTTCCAAAATCGGTAGGAACTAATGATTCTGCCTGTAATGTTATCATCTAATTTTTTATGTAAAGATAAGATTTACTTAGATTCTGTACTATCGAAAGAATCTATAAGACTAATGTTTGTTTTGATTTTAGCCAAATATCTATTCAGTAATTCTAAATCGTCTTTTGGAAGACTTGTTTTTAAGGTCTGAATCGTTTTATAAGAATTGGTGTAATTTTTATAAGCCTTAGTTTGTTCCGCCTTGTTATTCTGTTTGATAGAATAAATGTAATCAGAAATATGCAGTTTCATTTTATAAATTTCTGCATTGAGTTTTTGATTTTTAAAAACTGGAAATTCTGTAAGCGTATTGGTGATTTCTGAGAGATAATTCACCCTTTCCATAGATTTATATGTCTGTTCAGAAAAACTAGTTTGGGTAGAATAACTCGAAAAACTATTAGACAAAGGAGATAAATTTACTTTTTCTACCGAGCACGAAGTCAATAGAAGCAAGGCGAAAAGTAA contains the following coding sequences:
- a CDS encoding glycoside hydrolase family 3 protein; the encoded protein is MKFIKNILTYLFILIFANLSAQYFPKNAPKNLEQKAEKYADSLYQQLSLDEKIGQLYIVALYNNRGEEEVQKIRNLVEKEKIGGLILMQDNAEKHIQLLNEFQGKSRVKMMIGIDGEWGLFQRFPAAHKFPWAMTLGAIQDNSLIYEMTSKIAEDCKRMGIYWDFAPVVDVNTNPSNPIIGNRSFGSDINNVIAKGLAYAQGLQDNGVLASMKHFPGHGDTDTDSHLDLPVVSHNLERLNSVELAPFKALLDKKIGGVMVAHLYVPALEKQSGIPASVSYEVITNLLKKSYQYNGLIITDALNMNAVAKKFPAGELDLRAFKAGNDIMLFSQDVPNGKALIKSALEKGEISENRLAESVKKILKTKYLLGLQNLKSINSENINEDLNNASHAELSEKLYSNAITLLKDEKNLLPLSCTETYYYLPLEEAPFQNFIENLNLGTTVKLISKNEIAQIPENSTVIVGFHKDNSTAYKPYKISQESKNILAELNKKQNVILDVFGSPYALKDVDISKISTVLVSYENNDLSMKASAKALLGKTKISGKLPVIVNENLKAGSGIEK
- the ribA gene encoding GTP cyclohydrolase II — encoded protein: MITLQAESLVPTDFGNFRVMAFSDSEKDWMPHIALVAENTDFSKPINVRFHSECITGEVFHSKKCECGQQLDAAMKFIQENGGIIVYLRQEGRNIGIINKLKAYALQEKGLDTVQANLQLGLPADDRDFNVAIEILKLLDVKEINLLTNNPDKIKFVENSEIHLNKRIPLQMEANENSKEYLKTKKEYFGHLLDDETEK
- the bshA gene encoding N-acetyl-alpha-D-glucosaminyl L-malate synthase BshA, yielding MKIGILCYPTYGGSGIVATELGMSLAKKGYEVHFISSELPARLDMTDPNIFFHKVNVQTYPLFKHQPFDIALSSTIYQVVKLYKLDILHAHYAIPYAYAAFFAKQMLKEENADIPLVTTLHGTDITLVGQHPSYKHAVEFSINQSDKITTVSESLKSDTLKFFKITKDIEVITNFIDNTEFEDLKTCQRNHFANEDEKILIHVSNLRPVKRIKDVLEIFNKVEKSVKSKLLILGDGPDVEVINEFINENPHLINKIKLLGKVDNLYQILKFADVFLLPSEQESFGLAALEAMAAETPVISSNAGGIPEVNIQGETGFLAEVGNVEAMASYAIKLLSDDKLLAEIKKKAKARALEFDLVNILPIYEKMYEETLEEFHKMA
- the deoD gene encoding purine-nucleoside phosphorylase, translated to MSVHISAKKGEIAKTVLQPGDPLRAKYIADNFLEDVKLVSKTRNIFYFTGLYKGKEISVGASGMGVPSIGIYSYELFTEYDVDTIIRIGTCGGYTTDLNVFDLINVDGAASESTYAKFAWEMDEEIMYHQGKAFDVINETAKELALETKAANIHTSDVFYRKTPGIPAIAEKYNCPAVEMEAFALFANAKHLGKNAATILTVSDIIPTGEEISADQRETALRTMMTLALESGIKL
- a CDS encoding alpha/beta hydrolase family esterase, whose amino-acid sequence is MKNTIIVFLLIFSTKLFAQTEKFYQINGVERKALFFEPKINSEKIPVVFVFHGHGGNAKHASRNLKFHQNFPEALVIYMQGIPGVTNSIVDKEGKYNGWQMNPDELQNRDVKFFDEVFSQISKNHNIDLDRTYAVGHSNGSRFVNVLWKMRPEKFAAFVIVAGPGGNWLKSAPQKSVWISFGKNDKIVPYKIQKFSSKQYLKFFEANENTAQTEGEITVYQTSENKEIIIEDRNAGHEFPQNSIPKMVEFLKRNHR
- a CDS encoding DUF2851 family protein, whose amino-acid sequence is MNENLLQYLWKYKIFSKFDFKDTDGNPVEILDFGTLNTNSGPDFSLAKIKTKNIVLAGNIEIHVKSSDWYFHNHDLQKDYQSVILHVVYFNDTDVSELKEAGIPTLDLKDYINEEILAKYQTLENQYQFIPCESIFDASKIPFLFSEETLLKKLDEKSIEIEHLLAQSKNNYEAVLFQKLAYSFGLKVNAEIYQNIAENIDFKIVQKISQNRFQLESFLFGKGNLLEKETETNQKWKKEFDFLKTKFKISEQTFPVKFMRLMPPSFPTIRLSQLAMLYHLQPNLFSKILKAKNIQELKSLFEKVKTSEFWENHYTFEKTSEEKIEKKLSDDFIEILLINAVLPIIYTYFKNINPEKTDQVIDFYKNLNPEKNSIISSWKKLNVKFSSALETQAFLYHHKHLCSYKNCLNCNISLKILKD